A part of Candidatus Diapherotrites archaeon genomic DNA contains:
- a CDS encoding ATP-grasp domain-containing protein, with protein sequence MQLYEFESKELFAKHGINVPEGQIVSDAREITRIGVLKAQVLVTKSRARGIQVTDSLSAAKEVADEMLERGLAGYKVNKVLVEDKLDVKKEYYFAISFDFCEGKPVVLACSHGGKELEKNLDKVQKIYVEPLIGLQEWASRNLLLKAGFDQKLSLKAAPILSKLYSVFKGLDAKLVEMNPLVETMQGDLIAENARIELDDNAMFRHPQMAFAEREPLRQLNERELAAKKIESYEQNGSKSKYIEFNEGEGIAVITTAGGTALANLDSLIEFGGKPACYLELEGSPPAEKVYQLTKIALSKPELEACLHLGHSVSDVNIETTMKGFCDALKELKPSFPVIVRRAGQNEEEALKLLEETKEKEKALDLIVLDRNTSMRESTKIAVQKAKEHRKKKGEKEK encoded by the coding sequence ATGCAGTTGTATGAGTTCGAGTCAAAGGAGCTTTTCGCAAAACATGGAATTAATGTGCCTGAAGGCCAGATAGTAAGCGATGCAAGAGAGATTACAAGAATTGGAGTCCTTAAAGCGCAAGTTTTGGTTACTAAAAGCAGGGCAAGGGGAATACAGGTAACTGATTCTTTGAGTGCAGCAAAAGAGGTTGCAGACGAAATGCTTGAGAGAGGCCTTGCAGGATACAAGGTGAACAAGGTCTTGGTTGAAGACAAACTGGACGTAAAAAAAGAGTATTATTTTGCCATAAGCTTTGATTTCTGTGAAGGCAAGCCTGTTGTTCTGGCGTGCTCTCACGGGGGAAAGGAATTGGAAAAGAATTTGGATAAAGTCCAGAAAATTTATGTTGAGCCTTTAATTGGATTGCAGGAATGGGCTTCAAGGAATCTGCTTTTGAAGGCAGGATTCGACCAGAAGCTTTCTCTCAAGGCTGCGCCAATCCTCTCGAAATTGTATTCTGTATTCAAGGGATTGGACGCAAAATTGGTTGAAATGAATCCATTGGTTGAAACAATGCAGGGCGACCTTATAGCAGAGAACGCAAGAATTGAATTGGATGACAATGCAATGTTCAGGCACCCTCAAATGGCTTTCGCTGAAAGAGAGCCTTTAAGGCAGTTGAATGAAAGGGAATTAGCAGCAAAAAAAATTGAGTCATACGAGCAGAACGGCTCAAAATCAAAGTACATTGAATTCAACGAAGGCGAAGGAATTGCAGTAATAACAACAGCAGGAGGCACAGCATTGGCAAACCTTGATTCCCTAATAGAATTCGGGGGAAAGCCTGCATGCTATCTTGAACTGGAAGGAAGCCCTCCAGCAGAAAAAGTATACCAGTTAACCAAGATTGCGCTCTCAAAGCCTGAGCTTGAAGCATGCCTGCACTTAGGCCACAGCGTGAGCGACGTGAACATTGAAACAACAATGAAAGGATTCTGCGATGCCTTAAAAGAATTAAAGCCTTCCTTTCCGGTAATTGTGAGAAGGGCAGGCCAGAACGAGGAGGAAGCATTAAAACTGCTTGAAGAAACAAAAGAGAAAGAGAAAGCATTGGATTTGATTGTGTTGGACAGGAATACTTCAATGAGGGAGAGCACAAAAATTGCAGTGCAGAAAGCAAAAGAGCACAGGAAAAAGAAAGGAGAAAAGGAAAAATGA
- a CDS encoding ATP-binding protein, protein MNETEIMNILADWNFWGNFKVDLKERPIYFSRMEDLFSHKTAMVLFGIRRAGKSSLAYLFIKKRMEEDKIAAKNILIVNFEDPRFPPTLNTDNLFKIYETYLKNLEPINPILVFDEIQNIKNWEKFIRYLIESKKTRVIVTGSSSKLLGKEISTTLAGRHTDIEIFPFSFKEFLEFKDLHVKDRLDLVKNRIKIARLLEEYFEWGGFPEVVLSDSAQRKNELLLRYFDDIIMKDIVRRFGVKEIEKLENLVNIYISSISTLQSFNKLKDKVNASLDTIERFSKYLEITRIFLFLKKFEYSVAKQFKSIRKVYVADIGFYEMRGFKFSENYGRVMENIVAIELSRKCSFNPKMEFFYWKNHQQAEVDFVVKKGLKVAQLIQVTSASNFDEVNKRELNSLLAASKELKCKNLLLITKDYEDTKRFKGKKIRFLPLWKWLLIP, encoded by the coding sequence ATGAATGAAACAGAAATAATGAATATACTTGCTGACTGGAATTTTTGGGGTAATTTTAAAGTAGACTTAAAAGAAAGGCCCATTTATTTTTCAAGGATGGAAGATTTGTTTTCTCATAAAACAGCAATGGTATTATTCGGCATAAGAAGAGCCGGCAAGTCTTCTTTAGCTTACTTGTTTATAAAAAAACGCATGGAAGAAGATAAAATTGCTGCTAAAAATATACTTATAGTAAACTTTGAGGACCCAAGGTTTCCTCCAACACTCAACACAGATAATTTATTTAAAATATACGAGACTTACCTAAAAAATCTTGAACCAATAAATCCAATACTTGTTTTTGATGAAATACAGAACATTAAAAACTGGGAGAAATTTATTAGGTATTTGATTGAATCAAAAAAAACAAGGGTTATAGTTACTGGCTCTTCTTCTAAGCTTTTAGGAAAAGAAATTTCCACAACCCTTGCCGGCAGACACACAGACATTGAAATTTTTCCGTTCAGCTTTAAAGAATTCTTGGAATTTAAAGACTTGCACGTAAAAGACAGACTTGATCTTGTTAAGAATAGAATTAAAATAGCTAGACTGCTTGAGGAATACTTTGAATGGGGGGGTTTTCCTGAAGTGGTCCTTTCAGATTCTGCCCAAAGAAAAAATGAACTTTTACTCCGCTACTTTGATGACATAATTATGAAAGATATAGTTAGAAGATTTGGAGTAAAAGAAATAGAAAAACTTGAAAATTTGGTTAATATTTATATATCCAGTATTTCTACCTTGCAGTCATTCAACAAGTTGAAAGATAAAGTAAACGCAAGCCTTGATACAATAGAAAGATTTTCCAAGTATTTGGAAATAACAAGGATTTTTTTGTTTCTTAAAAAATTTGAGTATTCTGTTGCAAAGCAGTTTAAGTCTATTAGAAAAGTCTATGTGGCGGACATTGGCTTTTATGAGATGAGAGGATTTAAGTTTTCTGAAAATTATGGTAGGGTAATGGAAAACATAGTTGCAATTGAGTTGTCAAGAAAATGTTCTTTTAATCCTAAAATGGAATTTTTTTATTGGAAGAATCATCAGCAAGCAGAGGTTGATTTTGTAGTAAAGAAAGGCTTGAAGGTTGCTCAATTAATTCAGGTGACAAGTGCTTCAAACTTTGATGAAGTTAATAAAAGAGAGCTAAATTCTTTGCTTGCAGCCTCTAAAGAATTAAAGTGTAAAAATTTGCTTTTAATTACAAAGGATTATGAAGACACCAAAAGATTTAAAGGCAAGAAAATAAGATTTCTTCCTTTGTGGAAATGGCTTCTAATACCATAA
- a CDS encoding radical SAM protein — MYNITGGSGKPPLLKHYMVGPEIEKTIQHNVNWAKGKEKQPIFKFAYLMLPTSCNQKCLGCFTGKDKGKLPKELNGPFYSKETLDSIISFLKEHSAETIVYGGGGELFTWNGAKKYIQHIIESGLGIVIFTNGTLLDEKTVKWLSELDVSLIISIRDINEREHNRLVGIKGYKKTMHTLNLAIKYGMQKDNRLAVEIPVTNLNQNRVLDEFIPQMRSLGVIPFVEEFIQITTNKKEQKICHNFKQSREFFEKARKLDRSLGFEWKNQFGQRVIAQPMCKRPLYSFAVYPNGDVMDCPSHSVNYGNIYKNPNGIRGIIYSQVFKDALLNFSLCACSVFYTNNVAKLSSLPSYLEVFKDEKA, encoded by the coding sequence ATGTATAATATTACAGGTGGTTCAGGAAAACCCCCTCTTCTTAAACATTATATGGTTGGCCCAGAAATAGAAAAAACTATACAGCACAATGTAAACTGGGCAAAAGGAAAAGAAAAACAGCCAATATTCAAATTTGCTTATCTAATGCTGCCAACCTCTTGCAATCAAAAATGCTTGGGTTGCTTTACAGGTAAAGATAAAGGCAAGCTGCCAAAGGAATTAAATGGTCCTTTCTATTCAAAAGAAACATTGGATAGCATTATATCTTTCTTGAAAGAGCACTCTGCAGAAACAATTGTTTATGGCGGGGGAGGCGAACTTTTCACTTGGAATGGTGCAAAAAAATATATACAGCATATAATTGAGTCAGGACTTGGAATAGTAATTTTCACAAACGGCACATTGCTTGACGAAAAAACAGTGAAATGGTTAAGTGAACTTGATGTATCTCTTATTATTTCAATTAGAGACATAAATGAAAGAGAACATAACCGTCTTGTTGGAATAAAAGGATACAAGAAAACAATGCATACACTAAATTTGGCAATTAAGTATGGAATGCAAAAAGATAATAGGCTTGCTGTTGAAATTCCTGTTACAAACTTAAACCAAAACAGGGTTCTTGATGAATTCATTCCGCAAATGCGTTCTTTAGGAGTTATTCCTTTTGTTGAAGAATTTATTCAAATAACAACCAATAAAAAAGAACAAAAAATTTGTCATAACTTCAAACAATCAAGAGAATTTTTTGAGAAAGCACGCAAACTTGATAGGTCTCTTGGATTTGAATGGAAAAACCAATTCGGGCAGAGAGTGATTGCGCAGCCAATGTGTAAAAGGCCTCTTTATTCTTTTGCAGTTTATCCGAATGGCGATGTAATGGATTGTCCCAGTCATAGTGTAAATTATGGTAACATTTACAAAAATCCAAATGGAATTAGAGGAATTATTTATTCTCAAGTGTTCAAAGATGCGCTATTAAATTTTAGTTTGTGTGCATGTTCTGTGTTTTACACTAATAATGTAGCAAAGCTTTCATCTTTGCCTTCTTATTTAGAGGTGTTTAAAGATGAAAAAGCTTAA
- a CDS encoding radical SAM protein translates to MKKLKPNIEPIENWKEMVKEGPVQYWGFFSKKELEANKGKLLMLDIDFGRACSLRCPTCFRRKNVVDNGGIPDMSYNELLTVLKNAKKLGLKTIKYCGAGEPFENPLLLQFLRDLKKLGVGSAIFTKGHVLGDNKLARKIFAGEGVKNALDLCGKIYSFKTSILLSYQSFYSEIQDKLVGRKGHTKKRNKALENLAQVGFNKTSPTRLAMICAPIIKQIKDEVLNIYIFARKRNIYPVPAYLMVSGKQLTKKFLRNYDLTSKEKIELHSKIYKWNIEQGLQTVEQIENEGIPCMAGIHPCNQVAAGLYLTLNGNVTSCPGDNRVIGNVRKESIKEIWEKSENFKRRGTFNCRCPPKDGKTIPLRLYREVLERIKT, encoded by the coding sequence ATGAAAAAGCTTAAGCCAAATATTGAGCCAATTGAAAATTGGAAAGAAATGGTCAAAGAAGGCCCAGTTCAATATTGGGGATTTTTTTCAAAAAAAGAATTGGAAGCAAATAAAGGCAAATTGTTGATGCTTGATATTGATTTTGGTAGGGCATGCTCTCTGCGCTGTCCAACATGCTTTAGAAGAAAAAATGTTGTGGACAATGGCGGCATTCCTGACATGTCATATAATGAGTTGCTTACTGTTTTGAAAAATGCCAAAAAACTTGGATTGAAAACTATAAAGTATTGCGGTGCAGGAGAACCTTTTGAGAACCCTTTATTGCTTCAATTTCTCAGAGATTTAAAAAAATTAGGTGTTGGGTCTGCTATATTCACAAAAGGTCATGTTTTGGGCGATAACAAGCTTGCAAGAAAGATTTTTGCTGGAGAAGGAGTAAAGAATGCATTAGATCTCTGCGGGAAGATATACTCATTTAAGACAAGTATTCTATTAAGTTATCAATCATTTTATAGTGAAATTCAAGATAAGCTTGTTGGAAGAAAAGGTCATACAAAAAAAAGAAATAAGGCATTGGAAAATCTTGCTCAAGTAGGATTTAACAAAACTTCGCCTACACGCCTTGCAATGATTTGTGCTCCTATAATCAAACAGATAAAAGATGAAGTTCTTAACATTTATATTTTTGCAAGAAAAAGAAACATATATCCAGTGCCTGCATATTTGATGGTCAGTGGAAAGCAATTAACAAAAAAATTTTTGAGGAATTATGATTTAACAAGTAAAGAAAAGATAGAGCTTCACAGCAAAATATACAAATGGAATATTGAACAGGGCTTGCAAACAGTAGAGCAAATAGAAAATGAAGGTATTCCCTGCATGGCTGGAATTCATCCTTGCAATCAAGTTGCTGCAGGCCTTTATCTTACGCTTAACGGAAATGTTACTAGTTGCCCTGGTGATAATAGAGTAATAGGAAATGTAAGAAAAGAATCAATAAAAGAGATCTGGGAAAAAAGCGAAAACTTCAAAAGAAGAGGAACCTTTAATTGCAGATGCCCGCCAAAAGATGGAAAAACCATTCCCCTACGATTGTACAGAGAAGTTTTAGAAAGAATTAAGACTTAA
- the twy1 gene encoding 4-demethylwyosine synthase TYW1, whose product MHSVKEFIPAQKINVLQRQHYGLFGHSAVKLCHYTKTALRKKKFCYKRQFYGIKSHQCIQFTPASNFCNQECVFCWRTLGWTKNSFKKYDEPKEIVEGAIKAQIQLLSGFGGIQDPKKINRKLLLESKKPKHIAISLSGEPSLYPELPELIEAFREKGFSTFLVSNGSRPSMLKKCNPTQLYLSLDAPNKELFNKIDRPKERNAWKNLLNSLSTLKKHKSRTVVRITLVKGLNDCCKEEYAKLILKASPDFVEVKGYSWLGFSRKRLKKENVPEMKDVLAFTKKLNEFLEYKPSGRNLDARVVLLHNTKKGEKLKIDFWGQ is encoded by the coding sequence ATGCATTCAGTGAAAGAATTCATTCCAGCGCAAAAGATTAATGTCCTGCAGAGGCAGCATTATGGCCTCTTCGGGCACAGTGCAGTAAAGCTATGCCATTACACTAAAACTGCCTTGAGGAAGAAGAAGTTCTGCTACAAGCGCCAGTTTTATGGGATTAAAAGCCATCAGTGCATTCAATTTACTCCTGCCTCCAATTTCTGCAACCAGGAGTGCGTTTTCTGCTGGAGGACTTTAGGATGGACAAAAAATTCATTCAAGAAGTATGATGAGCCGAAAGAAATAGTTGAAGGAGCAATTAAGGCTCAAATTCAATTGCTTTCAGGCTTTGGAGGCATACAGGACCCAAAGAAAATAAACAGGAAACTGCTTTTAGAGTCAAAGAAGCCTAAGCACATTGCAATCTCTTTGAGCGGCGAGCCTTCTCTTTATCCTGAACTCCCTGAATTAATTGAAGCATTCAGAGAAAAAGGATTCAGCACTTTTCTTGTAAGCAATGGCTCAAGACCTTCAATGCTCAAGAAATGCAATCCTACCCAATTATATCTTTCCCTTGACGCTCCAAACAAGGAATTGTTCAATAAAATTGACAGACCCAAAGAAAGGAATGCATGGAAGAATTTGCTGAATTCTCTTTCCACCCTGAAAAAGCACAAGAGCAGGACTGTAGTTAGAATTACCTTGGTGAAAGGTTTGAATGACTGCTGTAAGGAAGAGTACGCAAAATTGATTTTGAAAGCCAGCCCGGACTTTGTTGAAGTGAAAGGCTACAGCTGGCTTGGCTTCTCCAGGAAAAGGCTAAAAAAAGAGAATGTCCCTGAAATGAAAGACGTGCTTGCTTTCACAAAAAAACTGAATGAATTCCTGGAATACAAGCCTTCAGGCAGAAACCTGGACGCAAGGGTTGTCCTGCTCCACAACACAAAGAAAGGAGAAAAGCTGAAGATAGATTTTTGGGGGCAGTAA
- a CDS encoding CoA-binding protein, translated as MIAGENTRVVVQGANERQAMKTIELMKDYGTKISAFVCQEKIEEPNGFVCFNSLTQVIEEETKADCSVVCAQKSRVKDAVFEAVSNEIKLIVILTEDIPLHDSTEILALAREKEARIIGPSSAGIIVPEKTLVGYIGSPKPKELYSKGGIGIMSKSESLANETAWLMKKEGIGQSMVIETGSEMLSGTSFADLLQEFEEDKQTKALVLLGASSGSQEEKVAELLKEKKFSKPLIAFIAGKNSELLQPKNMTETEKILCRGTGNAKGKIEALKKAGAIIAENLDEIPEIIEKL; from the coding sequence ATGATTGCAGGCGAGAACACAAGGGTTGTAGTACAGGGCGCCAACGAAAGGCAGGCAATGAAAACAATAGAATTAATGAAAGATTACGGTACAAAGATTTCTGCCTTTGTGTGCCAGGAAAAAATCGAGGAACCAAACGGTTTTGTATGCTTTAATTCTCTGACGCAGGTAATAGAAGAAGAAACAAAAGCAGACTGCTCTGTCGTGTGCGCCCAGAAGTCAAGAGTGAAAGACGCAGTATTCGAGGCAGTAAGCAATGAAATAAAACTGATTGTAATCCTCACAGAAGACATTCCACTGCACGACAGCACTGAAATACTTGCACTGGCAAGAGAGAAGGAAGCAAGAATAATAGGCCCTTCAAGCGCAGGAATAATTGTCCCTGAAAAAACATTGGTTGGATACATTGGAAGCCCTAAGCCTAAAGAATTGTACAGCAAAGGAGGCATTGGAATAATGTCCAAAAGCGAGAGTTTAGCGAATGAAACTGCATGGCTGATGAAAAAAGAAGGAATAGGCCAAAGTATGGTGATAGAGACTGGCTCTGAAATGCTTTCAGGAACAAGCTTTGCTGACTTGCTGCAGGAATTCGAGGAAGACAAGCAGACAAAAGCCTTAGTGCTGCTTGGAGCCTCTTCAGGCAGCCAGGAAGAAAAAGTTGCTGAACTACTGAAAGAAAAAAAGTTCTCAAAACCATTAATTGCATTTATTGCAGGAAAGAATTCAGAACTCCTTCAACCCAAAAACATGACTGAAACAGAAAAAATTCTATGCAGGGGCACAGGCAACGCAAAAGGAAAGATTGAAGCCCTCAAAAAAGCCGGCGCAATAATCGCAGAGAATTTAGATGAAATACCAGAAATAATTGAAAAGCTTTAA